In the Solanum pennellii chromosome 5, SPENNV200 genome, one interval contains:
- the LOC107020124 gene encoding F-box protein SNE-like, with product MVQLENGTNFSINDNVDVLIVILQRLDGDSLGVAACVCKLWCSITRNDSLWEHLCFRHVSPPPEGVRRVVLALGGYRRLYMVCVKPVLDRLRKWKKGTGFDESEVMRRVWMQHEVELSLSLFCVDYYERVFLGGGGGAASSSLMFLCNAVNI from the coding sequence atGGTGCAacttgaaaatggtacaaattTTTCCATCAATGACAATGTTGATGTGTTGATAGTGATATTGCAAAGGCTAGATGGTGATTCCTTAGGTGTAGCTGCATGTGTTTGTAAGTTATGGTGTTCCATCACTCGAAATGATTCCCTTTGGGAGCACCTTTGTTTTCGCCACGTGTCTCCTCCCCCTGAGGGTGTGAGGAGGGTGGTTTTGGCTCTTGGAGGGTACCGAAGACTTTATATGGTGTGTGTTAAGCCGGTCTTGGACCGGCTTAGGAAGTGGAAGAAAGGAACGGGGTTTGATGAGTCAGAGGTAATGAGAAGAGTTTGGATGCAACATGAAGTGGAACTTTCGTTGTCATTGTTTTGTGTGGATTATTATGAAAGAGTGTTTTTGGGTGGCGGAGGTGGTGCAGCATCATCATCGCTTATGTTCCTATGCAATGCCGTAAATATTtag